cagggcagcagtggagagacagacatagagaacagactcatggacatgggagggtgggaggagagagtgagatgtatggagagagtaatatggaaacttaattaccataagtaaaatagatagccactgGCAATTTGCTGTATAACttggggaactcaaacaggggctctgtatcaacctaaaggggtgggatggggagtaagatgggagggagtttcaagagggaggggacaaaattatacctatggctggtttatcttgatgtctgacagaaaacaacagcattctgtaaagcatttatacttcaattaaaaaaataaataaactaaaaaaaccaTTTTCAGAAGCATGACGCCCAGTATGCTCAGGAATAGGTGTAACAtggagtgaaaagggaaaggggtgATAGAGCAGATATTTAATCTGGCCTGTGTGAAACATTAGTCCTATTTGCAAGGTTCAAAAAAAGAGTTCAGTTGGGGATCCACAtgtctaaaaatatttgaaatgttcaAATCAAATGATAAACCATTAAATAAGTTGTATCTCCTTCCACGACAAATGTACCTTCCTAATGAGCTGAAAGGCCAGGTTGGGATTTAGTCTTCTCAGACTCCTCTAAGTTCAGCCCTGATGGCGTGGGAAGAGctgtcctccttcccttcccccgcCCATGCCCAGGCTCCTAGGCCAGGCCGCATCCCCTTCTGGGCCTACAACCCCTCCTTGGGCCTGGGAGCATCCACCCCAGCAGTGAGTGCAGTCagccctccccaggacaggtctaAGAGGAGCACACAGGCCCTGGAAGCAGGCTAGGGACTGTTCAGGGCTGCCAGGTACCTGGAGCATGGGTTAGCAGGGACACACCCCTTGTTCCCATGGGCTGGACTCCTGGCCCTGGCGGGAGGGGTGTGGCTAGAAGAGGACTAAAGTGGCCCTCTAGAGCATAGAGCTCAAGAAAGAGATATCTCTGCCTGGGCCAGGAAGCAATACTGTTTTAACAACCAGCACAGCAGATTATACTAACAAATCAGAACCAGGTTGAAGGGCCGCAAATTGTCCTAGTTGACCTGCCCTTTCAGTTGAAATCATGGTGACGGGGAATGCTTTGCCTTCTGTCTCACCATGTGGTTCTAGCCATAAGGAAtaatataacacattttaaaatgtcaacactggtgaccagaaaaaaaaaaagttgttgggATCTTAAGTTTGCTTCACTTTAATTGACATTAAATACCTACGAAGAGGAAAATCCATTGCCTAGGGCTTtgggaaagaaagataaataaaaccctTAAGGTCCCAGCCATTTAAAGGTTGAGTGCAGGGGTTGGTTTTGATGGAATAGGTGGATGTAGTGTGTGTATTTGCATGTGCACACAGTTAGAATAGAAGACATGCCACCACAGAACATGACAGTATGTTATCAGTTACCTACAAGAAGGTCAGGAGCCGAGCCCGTAGGAACAAAGTATGCTCCAGCTAGACCATGTTTCAGATACCTAGGAAGCCTGAAGTAAATGCAGAAATGAGCCCGTCTAGTCTCAAACCCCCAGGCCCTTCCCCTTCTCTGATCCTCCACTCTGGTCATCTAcaactttatctttttattaccTTAAACAGAGTTCAAAGATTAAGtccattttctcccttttcattttatgtcattttatgACATACTTCCCATCTGCACAAAATTATAAAGACTACTATAAACACTATTTACCACCACTCAgtttaagaaatgtaaattacagacacagctgaagcccaCTACGTATCCCTCCCCAATAGGATCACTGTCCTTGTCTTTCCCCATAGGTAACCACCATCCTAAATGTGGTTTATCTTTCCATTGCATGCCTTTCTGTATGCTTGCATACGCATACATCCTCACAGGCAACTCTGTATGTATCTACTATCCACTCCTGCTGAATGAAGGTTCTCTTAGACTTCGTATACCCGGTATCATGTCTGTGACTTTCTGGAACCAGCTCTGTTCCTGGATATTTTTCTGGTGCCATCCCCTATCCACAGCCTCTCTCTGTCTCAGCCCCTGTGAATCCTAGTTTCCTCGCCAGTCCAGCCCCGACCGTCCTGTTCAATTTACCTCCAGCAGCCCCAAGGCAGTGAACGAAGGCTGGTCACCAGAGGTGGGTCTCAACTTCTCCCCCTGTGGCTGTCAACCAGCGCTTCTCAAACCTTGGCTGCAgcagaatcccctggagggcttgttaaaacacacacTACTGGGCCCCACTCCCAGTTTCTGATTCACAGGTCTTGAGTGGGGCCTAAGAATTCGTGGGTGATGCTAATAATGCTATTTTAAGGACCAAACTTTGAGAACCAGTGCTCCAAATCAGCGTCTGGGCTCAGGCTCAGCAGCACCATCTGGCCTCCAGGCAAGCTGGGCCATCCCTCAGGTTTCCTTCAAAAGCACCCAGCAGGACTATGAAATACACATATAACACAAGTCCTGTGCAGTTTTAAATGTTCTAGTAGCCAcatctaaaaagtaaaaagagggcatccctggtggtctagtggttaagaatccaccttgcagtgcaggggacacaggttcaatccctggtacaggaagatcccacatgctgaggggcaagtaagcccatgtgccgcaactctGAAGCCCGTctgccctagagctcatgctccacaagagaagccacctcagtgagaaccTGTGCTCCGTAATTAGAGAAAGCTCACGTGtagcaataaataaatttttaaaaaaggaaaaagaaactggagaaaataattttaatgttatatttaataCTAGATTATCTTTTCAATGTGTAATTAGTTATTAAAGAGACTTTACACCACTTTTTACATTTCTAGCACATTTCAACTCAGAGTAGCCACATTTTCAATGCTCAGTAGCCACACATGGCTAGTGACTAGTACAGTAAACAAGATCAGATCTAAAGCCTTGACCCCTATTTCTGTCTTTACAAAACTCTTttacatacaaattttattttgggctgcAATAAAAGAACTTAAAACAGGCTTATCAAATGGTGGAATGTGATGATGCCTTCCAATGATGTAAAACGgcttctcatttttaaagagatttaaatcaggattatttatatacataaatctaTCTACATTTCAGTTTACTACTTTAAAACTTAGTTTTAACTAGAACAAATGCTGTcaaatatatctggaaaagataaaaCCCAATTAGATATTGGAATTtttatagatattattattagACAGTTGCTTTTTGGGGGATGGATTTGGGAAGGAAATCAATGTTAATAATCCCATGGGCTTCTGAAAAATCGAAAAATAGCAAACAATggatcctttcttctttctctgtcttctttctagTCTTCCAAACTGcaggaagaaatgagagaaaaggaaCGATTATACAGCATCAGTCAGCACCAGAAACTTTCTAAATCTAAGACAACAGTCAGCCTCATGTATATCTGCTGCATCTGAGGGTTGTATCTCaacaaggagagaagaaaaacacattttcctcTTGTAAAATTCACCCTGGACACTGGGTGCATGTACAACCCGATGGCTTCAATCATGTGATCCTACCAACCTTGTCTCCCTCTTGCCCACAACcataaatgctttttttccccccttccttTGAGAGGCTAGTCTGGGACTAAAATCACTCTTTCTACCTTAAAAGCCTGTGCTCACTCCACAGATGATACTCCCTTACCCTCCCAGACCCTCGGTTTCCATATCTACCGTATGAGAAAGAGGCTGTTATTATGAAACACATCACTATGCAAACGAGGGAGAAAATGTTAATCATTAAAAGACAGTACATATACCTTCACTACCAACTCAGTGATAAACAACAGTCATCCTATGACTGTTCCTTTTGACTGTcacataaaatacagaaatctaTAACCGAGCAAATATTTAAGTATTAATCACTAAATGTGGTCCTTCTTGAAATTCTGAGCTTTTTGCTATTCGTAAGTAGTTACGTTCTAAAAGGTGTCTTCTCTTAGTGCAGGAGACTGCACTTCTGTGGTCAAGACATGAAGGCCAAACTAGTGCACAGCCCAGTTGCTGCTGCTTTTCGTCACTGTTTTCTCAAGAAATACTGGTCTTACGTACTGACACATTTACAACTTGTTGGTAGTCTTAGAGATAGAGGACCAAAGACCTCATAAGAACAAATGAGAAGCCATGAAGTGTATTTCACTTCATGCTCTTTATATTACTGGCTGCAGAACTGTTCTATAAACATTAGGTAAATTTGAGTTGTTGAACTAATTtcaaacaaacattttcttaatttactccaagaattaaaaagcaaaaacaaaattggTAAATGCCTGGGAATAGCTGGGTTATTTTCAAAGCTATACACAGATACCTGGGCTTTCTGGGCCAGTCCTTTGCTGGGTCCAGATCCTTTTCTGGTTCTTCTTGTTTCCTCTtatacttcttttctttcccctcactTTTGCTGCCCTGCGCCTCTTCTTTGGAGTTCTCATCCTGGCATTCAGCTGTTTCTTTAGAGAGGAATAATAGACTTTGGGACCAGACATTCACAGAAAAAACAAATCCCAACTGATAAGGAATGGCAGGATGTCCAGTACTCTACCCTTAGGAGAAGCAGGAGGACAGAAGCAACTAAGAAAAGAGTAACTGGGGGCCTTCCTTCTGGCAGATGCAACACTTCCATGGCCCTCACTTTGCTGCTGCTTGATCATTTTCACAAtgacattatttcttcttttctagtaaATCTGTCACCCTGTGCTACTGATGACTTGTGGTCCAGGATCAGAGTCCTCTGGGTCTGATGCattctggaagttttggccagAACTTTCTCGCCAAAATATGCTTCACCTCAATAACAAATTCTATGCGGAAGCTCCTGAGTTCCTCAATCCCCTGAATACTTCATTTTGACCAAGTGCTCCTGTATGAGTTCATAATGTTTTGGGATAAACTCTCCAAGAATCTTGACATTCTTAAAAGCTATGAACCAAATATGAGGTCTGCCATTTGCTTGTTCTCTTCCATGTCCTCTCAAGCTCCCTCTCGAACACCTGCTTCCACTGACCTTCACGTGTGGGCTCATAACTGGCACTGATCATCTCAGACCTCTTACCGGGGTTGGTAGAGGGCAGCTTATTTTCCCCCCAAACCAAAGAAATTGTTATGGAGTTGGGCTTCTACTGGGCCCCTCTGGCCTTTGATTCAAGGAGGCCCTGACTCCCGGCCTCCCCTTCTGAGGTACCCAGCCCTCCCCGCCGTCTGAGCCTGCCCCCTCCTCGGGATCCCTGGTCCCCAGACCCGGCCTGCAGCTGCCAGTGTTTCTGTCCCTCCcaactcccccccacccctcgAATGCTCACTCTCAGGGGTGGCCGGCTCCTGTGGCATCTCCGACAAGCTGTGCTCCTCAGACTCCTTGGTGGCCGTCTCCCATAAAGAGGCCTCCTCGGCCTCCTCCGCCGCCTCCTGGGCTTCCTCTGCCTGTTCCGCCTCCTGAGCCAGGGCTTCCTGCGCCGGTCCCCCCACTGGCCCCTCCCCCGGTCCATCTGAGTGCACCTGGACCTCAGAGAACCGAGCCACAGTGGCTGAGCCGAGGTTGGAcaagcgcggccgggtctggtgCCGGACCGACCCGTGGTCGTCCTCTGGCGGGACTAGGATGTGGTTTTTGTACATACGGTTCAGAATCGGGTACCTCTGACTCAGGACCGTTAAGCGGTAGCGGGTCATGGAGAAGTGTCGCGAGTCCACCATGAGGTTCACGCCCTGCGCCTGCacctcttcctccccctcctcggCCGTCTCGATGTCCGAGTCTTCCTCAGAGTTCCCACCCTCCAGGGCCGCCTCCCTCGGGCCTCCTGAGGCCCCCACGACTCCACCCGCCTCAGCCTCAGGCATGGAGTCACCCCTGCGAGGCTCGGAGTTGTGGTCCACACTGTCGCGGGCTCCGGCCTGGGCCCCCGCCGCACCTGCAGGGCCTTCCTGCCCGCCAGGGGCCAGATCTCCATCCCCCGTGGTAGACATGGCAGCCGCCAGTTACCTCAGCCGGGCGGGGGACGATGGCAATGGCACAGGTGGTGGCACCGGAGGTGGCTGCCCTGAGAGGAGGCTGAGGGAAGTGAGATGGACCGAGGCAGTCACGGAAGGGACCGCAGAGGAGGCCCCACGACCGGGAGGGTAGGCGGCCAATGGCGGAAGCGTCCGACGGAAGTCGGGCCTCAGGCAGTGGAGCCAGGCCACAGTCGAGGGGCGGGGCCGGAACCGTTGACGGTGGCCTGTGACCCCTCGTCACGAGCTTTGGGCTCATTTGCTGACAAACAAGGATTGACGTGCTCTGTGTCCAATGAACGGCCAAGGCCCTTGGTTGTCAAATTGCTCACAATTGCCTACTTGTTCTTTGACGCGCTAGGGTTCTGAAATGTGTGGAGGTCTTCTAGGCTCGTGTCCTTTATGTAATTGTGCAGGAAAGTATTTATGAAGGCATCCTGGGCCATGTGAACTGAGAGAAATTTCCCACCTGGGAATTTCCACCTGGTAATGGCTCATGTGAATAGAGACAGGGTCATAAAAATGTTGTATATCTCAGATGTTAGCAGTACTAAAAACCTccgcagaagagaaagagaatttgGACAATTTACCTTAGTTAAAAATAGTTGGAAAAGAGTAGACAAATTGAAATGAATGCAGTCAGAACTGAAGGTTGAGAAGTGTTGGAGAAGTTAGGAGCTAGAAGGTGTATAATGAACCCAGACAAATTCACTTAACGCTTTGAAGactgaataaaaaaagagagGTTTCTTTAAAGGATCAGGTCATCTCCTAAGTGCTAAGCATGACAGACGTTAAAAGGGCCACCTTCCTAGGATGTTTCAGAGGCAACAGTCCCGGACTTTTTATTGATCTCAAGATCCACTTAGTCCAGACCCCAAgtgtaattttgaaaattatacagaAATTAACTGCTTTTACAGTCATTCTGTAAAAAAAGTTTTGTAGTACtacaaatgttttttgaaaaagaCATAGCCAATTACATCTGGATGTTACATTTAGGAAAAATACTAATAAGTCTCATAATTGTAaagaggggatttttttttccctttcattcagttcagttccaaccgaatgtcagtgtttttatttttcctctgtctCACCTCGGGAATGGAGCATGGTGTTGCTGTAAACCATTGGTTTAAATTCGGAAGGCAATGTCAGTAATCTCTAATCCAAAATTCTCATTataaagacagcaaaaaagagGCAGAATCCCAATCTGAGGTCTGAGTTGGTTTAACATTTGCCGCCCTAAGTGATCCTGAAACAGTTACTTATCatttctaggcctcagttttatcatctgtataGGTGGTGTTCAATGAAAATATGTGTGAGGTAGATGGAAGAAGATGGAATTATATTTAGGATACTCAGCTTttgttgaaaatgtatttttagtttGATTTTGCCTTCTAAGtatgcagtttttcttttttatgtcgtaaaatctaataatattttcttttttcttggttttaaCATCATAAATGTGTACATCTTTTCTCATCCAGAaatgaattttatactttttggaGATCTTCAGAATGTTTACATTTCACTCCTTAATTTGGAATCAATAATGGCTCACAGTGTTAAGATTAAAATCTCAGTTGATTTTTAAACAGCTCACCTATAATACCATTTGTCATGCATGAATTCCCCTCTGTAAGGATGTGTGGGCTTCcggggtggcgctagtggtaaagaacctgcctgccaatgcaggagatgtaagagacccggatttgatccctgggttgggaagattccgtggaggagggcatggcactcccttccagtagtcttgcctggagaattctaagcacagaggaacctggggggctaaagtccatagggtcacacagagtcagacacaactgaagcaacttagcatgcacacacataaggaTGTGTGGCCAAGTCCCCTTTAGCATTTTCTAtaaagacagaagagatgcaagaGAAACACACATTCTCTTAGCGTTTCAGGGCTGGAAAGGCCTTTAGATATGGAATCTAAGAccattctttttaaagtaattaacctccaattaaaataaataaatttaataaaatctacacacaaacaaaaaaaattttaaaaataaaaaaaataatattgggaAACGAAGGTTTAGAGCTGCTAACTGGCATCCCCAAAGTCATGCCAGTTAGTAGAAGAGCCACGACTAGGACCAATCTCCTGATTTTTAATCTGGAATTGAAACATACTTCACACATCAGCTTTGGCCATCTTCTTTCCTATTGGACTTGTCTTAGAACAGTGTGCTAGAACATGAACATCAGACATGGTAACTCTTAGATCATATTGAAGGGAGACAAGACAGGACCAAAAAGAAGGTCATACATGACTAAACATCCCCCTCTCTTGGCTAAAATGAATGTCTACAACTTCTTGACCAATTACATCTTTATTCTGGGTCTAGTCTCCTCTCCCTAAAGGGAAGATTTACTCAAATACCAATCAGAGAATTGCCTCAGCTATGTAAAGACATCTAATCTAGAGCAAACCCCTGTTTCCTTGAAGGAAAAACTTCCGCAAAGAACTCATCCAAACCCCAGCCTCTGTAACAGGTTCTTTCTGCTACTTTGGAAGGCATCACATGGTTCCCCCATGATGTGTGTTCTCCCTTACTGCAATGAATAGTGAACTGAACTCACTCAACTACAGGCATGTTTCTGTGATCTTTGGCTGGAGGACACTGACGGTGTAAAACATTTCCATCTTTACACTGTAATGCATGAACTCACACAAGTGAGTCAAAAGGCATTGAAAGATTTTTCTCAGaaaaggcttctcagaggagggaGGTGTTGGACCCAAAAGATGGGCAACAGGCCCGAACTAAGGACAATGAAGACAGGATGTTGGCTCTGTGTGGCCCTTGTTAAAATGGGCTTGTAAACCCCAGCGGGTCCCTGGCTGTAAAAAAGCCTGCggccttccctgtggctcagacagtaaagtgtctgtctgcagtgtgggagacccagattcgatccctgggttgggaagatcccctggagaaaggaatggcaacccactccagtactcttgcctagaaaatcccatggacagaggagcctagtaggctacagcccatggggctgcaaagagtcagacatgacttcactttcactttcattttcacttcaggaataggaaggtccgtctagtcaaagctatggtttttccagtagtcatatatagatgtgagagtcggaccataaggaaagctgagcaccaaagaattgatgcttttgaaccttgggattggagaagactcttgagagtcccttggactgcaaggagatcaaaccagtcaatcctaagggaaatcagtcctgaatattcattggaaggactgatgttgaagctgaaactccaatactttggccacatgatgtgaagaaatgactcattggaaaagactggggaagatgctgggaaaggttgaaggcaggagaagatggggatgacagaggatgagatggttggatggcatcaccgactcaatagacatgagtctgagtaaactccaggatttggtgatggacagggaagcttggtgtgctgcagtccatggggtcacaaaaaatcggatATAAGtgaaaaactgaactgaactgaggggtagGAAGAGGAGCCAGATGTTGTTTCTGGCCAGAGGGCAGACCTGGGTGATGTGATGGAGGTCCTGGGGTGAGGAAGGTGCTTAATTAGGGCACTCCCATTTCCTAACCCATGCTGTGACAGGACTGCCTCCATTCTTCTTTAGCAGAGAAGCCCATACTCCCAGGTAGACgtggtttttttcccctataagaagttgcgaccccattgactgtagccc
This DNA window, taken from Bubalus kerabau isolate K-KA32 ecotype Philippines breed swamp buffalo chromosome X, PCC_UOA_SB_1v2, whole genome shotgun sequence, encodes the following:
- the LOC129639764 gene encoding cancer/testis antigen 47A-like gives rise to the protein MSTTGDGDLAPGGQEGPAGAAGAQAGARDSVDHNSEPRRGDSMPEAEAGGVVGASGGPREAALEGGNSEEDSDIETAEEGEEEVQAQGVNLMVDSRHFSMTRYRLTVLSQRYPILNRMYKNHILVPPEDDHGSVRHQTRPRLSNLGSATVARFSEVQVHSDGPGEGPVGGPAQEALAQEAEQAEEAQEAAEEAEEASLWETATKESEEHSLSEMPQEPATPEKTAECQDENSKEEAQGSKSEGKEKKYKRKQEEPEKDLDPAKDWPRKPSLED